Proteins from one Camelina sativa cultivar DH55 chromosome 8, Cs, whole genome shotgun sequence genomic window:
- the LOC104705627 gene encoding RNA polymerase sigma factor sigD, chloroplastic-like has translation MATIPTTATATMCPSPPLPTISPLLRTTHQCQPSPSLSSSPFSIKLTTPLFCGEATLDRATADSSVMVKPEKWSIQSEKRRKRRRRRRGGFERLEMEEEENAGTEEAETETMSVPLVGASRSGFLSRSEEVQLCLYLKEGAKLENLGTSIEENQMVSVLLSSGKGKKKRSANEILCRRKEAREKITRCYRRLVVSIATGYQGKGLNLQDLIQEGSIGLLRGAERFDPDRGYKLSTYVYWWIKQAILRAIAHKSRLVKLPFVVCREACGR, from the exons ATGGCGACGATACCCACCACTGCCACCGCTACTATGTGTCCCTCTCCTCCTCTCCCTACTATTTCTCCCTTACTCAGAACTACTCACCAATGCCAACCATCACCTTCTTTATCATCATCTCCTTTTTCCATAAAGCTTACTACTCCTCTGTTTTGCGGTGAGGCCACGCTAGATAGAGCGACGGCTGATAGCTCCGTGATGGTCAAACCTGAGAAATGGAGTATCCAATCAGagaaaaggaggaagagaaggaggagaagaagaggaggtttCGAGCGTTTGGAgatggaagaagaggaaaatgcTGGCACCGAAGAAGCTGAAACAGAGACAATGAGTGTTCCTCTCGTTGGAGCTTCACGATCTGGTTTTTTGAGTCGTTCAGAGGAGGTTCAGCTTTGCTTGTACCTCAAG GAAGGAGCAAAACTTGAAAATTTGGGAACAAGTATTGAAGAGAACCAAATGGTATCAGTTTTGTTGTCAAGTggcaaagggaagaagaagcgtAGTGCAAATGAAATATTATGCAGAAGAAAAGAAGCTAGAGAAAAGATTACACGGTGTTACCGTAGGCTTGTAGTCTCTATTGCAACAGGGTACCAAGGGAAAGGGTTGAATCTGCAAGACCTGATCCAAGAAGGAAGCATAGGGCTGCTTCGAGGAGCTGAGAGATTTGATCCTGACCGTGGCTACAAACTATCAACTTATGTCTACTGGTGGATCAAACAAGCCATCCTAAGGGCTATTGCACACAAGTCTAGACTTGTTAAATTGCCG TTTGTTGTGTGTAGGGAAGCATGTGGGAGATAA
- the LOC104705624 gene encoding cycloartenol-C-24-methyltransferase, whose product MDLASNLGGKIDKSDVLTAVEKYEQYHVFHGGNEEERKANYTDMVNKYYDLATSFYEYGWGESFHFAHRWNGESLRESIKRHEHFLALQLGIKPGHKVLDVGCGIGGPLREIARFSNSSVTGINNNEYQITRGKELNRLAGVDKTCNFVKADFMKMPFPENSFDAVYAIEATCHAPDAYGCYKEIYRVLKPGQCFAAYEWCMTDAFDPDNAEHQKIKGEIEIGDGLPDIRLTTKCLEALKQAGFDVIWEKDLAKDSPVPWYLPLDKNHFSLSSFRLTAVGRFITKNMVKVLEYMRLAPQGSQRVSNFLEQAAEGLVDGGRREIFTPMYFFLARKPE is encoded by the exons ATGGATCTCGCGTCGAATCTTGGTGGCAAGATCGATAAATCCGATGTTCTCACCGCCGTCGAAAA GTATGAGCAATACCATGTCTTCCATGGAGGAAACGAGGAAGAGCGGAAAGCTAATTACACTGACATG GTCAATAAGTACTATGACCTTGCTACTAGCTTTTATGAGTATGGATGGGGAGAATCCTTCCATTTTGCTCACAG ATGGAACGGGGAATCACTCCGAGAGAGTATTAAACGTCATGAGCACTTTCTTGCTCTTCAGCTTGGCATAAAACCAGGACATAAG GTACTGGATGTAGGATGTGGAATTGGTGGACCGCTGAGGGAAATTGCACGATTCAG CAATTCATCTGTTACCGGGATCAACAATAACGAGTACCAGATCACCAGAGGCAAG gAACTAAACCGACTTGCAGGTGTCGACAAGACATGTAACTTTGTCAAG GCTGACTTCATGAAGATGCCATTCCCTGAAAACAGTTTTGATGCAGTTTATGCGATTGAAGCAACCTGCCACGCTCCTGATGCG TATGGGTGCTACAAAGAGATCTACAGAGTGCTGAAGCCCGGTCAATGTTTTGCTGCCTATGAGTGGTGCATGACTGATGCATTTGACCCTGATAACGCGGAACATCAGAAAATAAAG GGAGAGATAGAGATTGGAGATGGTCTGCCTGACATTAGACTGACTACAAAATGCCTCGAAGCTCTGAAGCAGGCCGGTTTTGAT GTAATATGGGAAAAGGATCTAGCCAAGGACTCGCCTGTCCCATGGTACCTACCTCTGGACAAAAATCATTTCTCGCTCAGTAGCTTCCGCCTAACAGCTGTTGGACGATTCATTACCAAAAACATG GTGAAGGTCCTTGAATACATGAGACTAGCACCTCAAGGAAGCCAGAGGGTCTCAAATTTCCTGGAGCAGGCCGCAGAAGGATTAGTAGACGGTGGAAG GAGAGAGATATTCACGCCAATGTATTTCTTCTTGGCCCGGAAGCCAGAGTAA
- the LOC104705625 gene encoding uncharacterized protein LOC104705625 isoform X2 — translation MALSSLIYATPLSVSVPRYLVVKLPTRRRFHLPLATLGSSSSPESSASTPTSIPVNGTTLTSSYGTKTPKDNSPFAQFFRSTEANVERIIFDFRFLALLAVGGSLAGSLLCFLNGCVYIVEAYKVYWTNCAKGIHTGQMVLRLVEAIDVYLAGTVMLIFSMGLYGLFISHSPHDVAPESDRALQNSSLFGMFAMKERPKWMKISSLDELKTKVGHVIVMILLVKMFERSKMVTIATGLDLLSYSVCIFLSSASLYILHNLHKGEQ, via the exons ATGGCTCTCTCCTCGTTGATCTACGCCACTCCGCTCTCTGTTTCCGTCCCAAGATATCTAGTAGTGAAATTACCTACGCGCCGCCGTTTCCACTTGCCGTTAGCAACTCTTGGCTCATCATCGTCTCCGGAGTCATCGGCATCGACCCCTACCTCGATCCCCGTCAACGGTACCACGTTGACCAGTTCTTACGGAACAAAAACTCCCAAGGACAACAGCCCATTTGCTCAGTTCTTTCGTTCCACCGAAGCCAACGTTGAGAGG ATTATATTTGATTTCCGGTTCTTGGCGCTTTTGGCAGTAGGAGGTTCGTTGGCTGGTTCGCTACTCTGCTTCCTCAAT GGGTGTGTCTACATCGTGGAGGCATATAAAGTCTACTGGACTAACTGTGCCAAAGGCATCCACACAGGCCAAATGGTTTTACGCCTGGTCGAAGCTATTG ATGTTTATCTTGCTGGAACAGTTATGCTGATATTTAGTATGGGTTTGTATGGACTCTTCATCAGTCACTCGCCTCATGATGTCGCTCCGGAATCCGATCGTGCACTTcaaaactcttctctctttggaaTGTTTGCCATGAAGGAGAGACCGAAGTGGATGAAGATCAGCTCATTGGATGAGCTGAAAACCAAAGTTGGACACGTTATCGTTATGATTCTTCTAGTGAAGATGTTCGAGAGAAGCAAGATGGTTACCATCGCCACCGGTCTCGATTTGCTCAGTTATTCCGTTTGCATCTTCTTGTCCTCTGCTTCACTTTATATTCTCCATAATCTCCATAAAGGAGAGCAGTAA
- the LOC104705625 gene encoding uncharacterized protein LOC104705625 isoform X4 — translation MALSSLIYATPLSVSVPRYLVVKLPTRRRFHLPLATLGSSSSPESSASTPTSIPVNGTTLTSSYGTKTPKDNSPFAQFFRSTEANVERIIFDFRFLALLAVGGSLAGSLLCFLNGCVYIVEAYKVYWTNCAKGIHTGQMVLRLVEAIVMLIFSMGLYGLFISHSPHDVAPESDRALQNSSLFGMFAMKERPKWMKISSLDELKTKVGHVIVMILLVKMFERSKMVTIATGLDLLSYSVCIFLSSASLYILHNLHKGEQ, via the exons ATGGCTCTCTCCTCGTTGATCTACGCCACTCCGCTCTCTGTTTCCGTCCCAAGATATCTAGTAGTGAAATTACCTACGCGCCGCCGTTTCCACTTGCCGTTAGCAACTCTTGGCTCATCATCGTCTCCGGAGTCATCGGCATCGACCCCTACCTCGATCCCCGTCAACGGTACCACGTTGACCAGTTCTTACGGAACAAAAACTCCCAAGGACAACAGCCCATTTGCTCAGTTCTTTCGTTCCACCGAAGCCAACGTTGAGAGG ATTATATTTGATTTCCGGTTCTTGGCGCTTTTGGCAGTAGGAGGTTCGTTGGCTGGTTCGCTACTCTGCTTCCTCAAT GGGTGTGTCTACATCGTGGAGGCATATAAAGTCTACTGGACTAACTGTGCCAAAGGCATCCACACAGGCCAAATGGTTTTACGCCTGGTCGAAGCTATTG TTATGCTGATATTTAGTATGGGTTTGTATGGACTCTTCATCAGTCACTCGCCTCATGATGTCGCTCCGGAATCCGATCGTGCACTTcaaaactcttctctctttggaaTGTTTGCCATGAAGGAGAGACCGAAGTGGATGAAGATCAGCTCATTGGATGAGCTGAAAACCAAAGTTGGACACGTTATCGTTATGATTCTTCTAGTGAAGATGTTCGAGAGAAGCAAGATGGTTACCATCGCCACCGGTCTCGATTTGCTCAGTTATTCCGTTTGCATCTTCTTGTCCTCTGCTTCACTTTATATTCTCCATAATCTCCATAAAGGAGAGCAGTAA
- the LOC104705628 gene encoding RNA polymerase sigma factor sigD, chloroplastic-like — protein sequence MATIPTTATATMCPSPPLPTISPLLRTTHQCQPSPSLSSSPFSIKLTTPLFCGEATLDRATADSSVMVKPEKWSIQSEKRRKRRRRRRGGFERLEMEEEENAGTEEAETETMSVPLVGASRSGFLSRSEEVQLCLYLKEGAKLENLGTSIEENQMVSVLLSSGKGKKKRSANEILCRRKEAREKITRCYRRLVVSIATGYQGKGLNLQDLIQEGSIGLLRGAERFDPDRGYKLSTYVYWWIKQAILRAIAHKSRLVKLPGSMWEITAKVAEASNVLTRKLRRQPSCDEISEHLNIHVSAVRLAVERSRSPVSLDRVASQNGRMTLQEIVRGPDETRPQEMVKREHIKHEIEQLLESLTARESRVLGLYFGLNGETPMSFEEIGKSLKLSRERVRQINGIALKKLRNVHNVNDLKIYYSSSE from the exons ATGGCGACGATACCCACCACTGCCACCGCTACTATGTGTCCCTCTCCTCCTCTCCCTACTATTTCTCCCTTACTCAGAACTACTCACCAATGCCAACCATCACCTTCTTTATCATCATCTCCTTTTTCCATAAAGCTTACTACTCCTCTGTTTTGCGGTGAGGCCACGCTAGATAGAGCGACGGCTGATAGCTCCGTGATGGTCAAACCTGAGAAATGGAGTATCCAATCAGagaaaaggaggaagagaaggaggagaagaagaggaggtttCGAGCGTTTGGAgatggaagaagaggaaaatgcTGGCACCGAAGAAGCTGAAACAGAGACAATGAGTGTTCCTCTCGTTGGAGCTTCACGATCTGGTTTTTTGAGTCGTTCAGAGGAGGTTCAGCTTTGCTTGTACCTCAAG GAAGGAGCAAAACTTGAAAATTTGGGAACAAGTATTGAAGAGAACCAAATGGTATCAGTTTTGTTGTCAAGTggcaaagggaagaagaagcgtAGTGCAAATGAAATATTATGCAGAAGAAAAGAAGCTAGAGAAAAGATTACACGGTGTTACCGTAGGCTTGTAGTCTCTATTGCAACAGGGTACCAAGGGAAAGGGTTGAATCTGCAAGACCTGATCCAAGAAGGAAGCATAGGGCTGCTTCGAGGAGCTGAGAGATTTGATCCTGACCGTGGCTACAAACTATCAACTTATGTCTACTGGTGGATCAAACAAGCCATCCTAAGGGCTATTGCACACAAGTCTAGACTTGTTAAATTGCCG GGAAGCATGTGGGAGATAACAGCAAAAGTTGCAGAAGCTAGTAATGTTTTGACCAGAAAACTAAGGCGGCAACCTAGCTGTGATGAGATTTCTGAGCACCTCAACATCCATGTATCCGCGGTTAGACTTGCCGTGGAGCGGAGCAGATCCCCTGTTTCTTTGGACAGAGTCGCGTCTCAAAATGGCCGCATGACATTGCAG GAGATTGTACGTGGACCGGATGAAACAAGGCCACAGGAGATGGTGAAAAGAGAACACATCAAGCATGAGATTGAGCAGCTTTTGGAAAGTCTTACCGCAAGAGAATCTCGAGTATTGGGACTCTACTTTGGCCTCAACGGAGAGACTCCAATGTCCTTTGAAGAGATTGGTAAGTCGTTGAAGCTTTCAAGAGAGAGGGTGAGGCAAATCAATGGCATTGCTTTGAAGAAGCTACGAAATGTACATAATGTGAATGATTTGAAAATATACTATTCCTCTAGTGAATGA